In the genome of Kwoniella shandongensis chromosome 6, complete sequence, one region contains:
- a CDS encoding glutamyl-tRNA(Gln) amidotransferase subunit B, mitochondrial: protein MSFSLRRLTVLTVTNTIRGMRTYATRADIKGKGKAKSTEADNGLDGEWETVIGLEIHAQLKTGRKLFSSASTSYGDVPNTNVNLHDAAFPGTLPQLDLNAVRLSLLTALALNCNINPRSTFDRKHYFYHDIPASYQITQHYNPLARSGRIQINKGDNGSSRTFDVGIHQLQIEQDTAKSQTVGDAVLVDLNRAGTGLMEIVTEPDMRSAEEAGAFVKKLQGLLRRVGSADGDMEKGNLRVDVNVSVHRPGSAFGTRCEIKNINSIRFLQAAIESERRRHIQHYLTTDTPLVQETRGLNELTLQTFSLRSKEEATDYRYMPDSNLPAMVVDPSYLSKLKDQLPEMPWQSVERLTTEYGVTKRDVETLLGLDEYKATGVRYFEDVAGGDKKLAKRAMNWIVHETLGQLGKLNKVWSPTTIPSGLMRQLVTSIEEGTITGTTGKSILKHLLTMPSPPESTTTLESILEELGISASSASAGGGRDGGEDLKDTCRKAMENQPKAVMDAKKGNDKVVMRLVGEVMKISGGRADARKAKVVLEELLTE from the exons ATGTCATTCAGCCTGAGACGATTGACAGTGCTCACTGTTACAAATACGATACGAGGTATGAGGACCTATGCGACAAGAGCCGATATCAAAGGAAAAGGCAAGGCCAAATCCACAGAAGCCGATAACGGACTTGATGGAGAATGGGAGACTGTCATAGGATTAGAGATCCACGCTCAGCTCAAAACGGGTCGTAAACTCTTCTCAT CGGCTTCAACGTCGTATGGTGATGTGCCGAATACGAACGTGAACCTGCATGATGCTGCTTTTCCAGGAACATTACCT CAATTGGATCTCAATGCTGTGAGATTATCGTTGTTAACAGCGTTGGCGTTGAACTGTAATATA AATCCAAGATCCACATTCGATCGAAAACATTACTTCTACCATGATATACCAGCCTCATATCAGATTACTCAACATTACA ACCCCCTCGCTCGGAGCGGTAGAATACAGATAAACAAGGGTGATAACGGATCATCAAGGACGTTCGACGTCGGGATCCATCAACTCCAAATTGAACAG GACACGGCAAAATCTCAAACCGTCGGCGATGCGGTCCTTGTAGATCTGAATAGGGCAGGAACGGGATTGATGGAAATTGTCACGGAACCGGATATGAGAAGTGCGGAAGAAGCGGGGGCGttcgtgaagaagttgcAAGGGCTCCTAAGGAGAGTGGGATCGGCTGACGGggatatggagaag GGCAACCTCAGAGTAGATGTCAATGTCTCGGTTCACCGACCTGGTTCTGCATTCGGGACTCGATGTGAGATCAAGAATATCAACTCGATCAGATTCCTCCAAGCAGCGATAG AATCCGAACGTCGTCGACATATACAACATTATCTCACGACAGATACACCCCTTGTCCAGGAAACGCGAGGTCTGAATGAGCTCACTTTGCAAACGTTCTCATTACGATCGAAAGAGGAAGCGACGGATTATCGATATATGCCAGACTCAAACCTCCCTGCGATGGTGGTCGATCCT AGCTATCTGTCGAAGTTAAAGGACCAGTTACCGGAGATGCCATGGCAATCCGTAGAGCGACTAACGACAGAGTACGGAGTCACCAAAAGGGATGTGGAGACATTGTTGGGATTGGACGAATACAAAGCGACAGGAGTGAGGTATTTCGAGGATGTAGCGGGAGGAGATAAGAAGTTAGCGAAAAGAGCGATGAACTG GATCGTGCATGAGACACTTGGTCAACTGGGTAAACTTAACAAAGTTTGGTCACCCACGACTATCCCGTCTGGTCTGATGCGACAGCTCGTTACCTCCATCGAAGAGGGGACGATAACAGGAACGACTGGTAAATCAATCTTGAAGCATCTCCTCACGATGCCGTCACCTCCAGAATCCACAACAACACTCGAATCGATCTTGGAGGAATTGGGAATTTCCGcctcttctgcttcagcaggaggtggtagagatggaggtgaagacCTAAAGGATACATGTCGAAAAGCAATGGAGAATCAGCCGAAAGCTGTGATGGATGCGAAAAAGGGGAATGATAAAGTGGTAATGAGATTGGTTGGCGAGGTGATGAAAATCTCAGGAGGGAGAGCGGATGCTAGGAAGGCCAAGGTCGTCTTAGAAGAGTTGTTGACGGAGTAA
- a CDS encoding mitochondrial 37S ribosomal protein bS21m yields MSLFFRSALRASTALPSTASTSRIATSLITLQRYNSTLPPTPPPTTSELFPSPSGSSSSSNTQSQEKTKSALSSLRFEIPSSSSSSTGTGSGSGSGSASSSSSSTDPNVEDWWTIASRRNHIGYPNTVYTGRSILVPRGGEFNTAYRRLNGLLRNGNMKKELRLGEFYEKPSVRKRRLLSERHRRRFKEMVRTKVQQVISMRSRG; encoded by the exons ATGTCGCTCTTCTTCCGATCCGCCTTGAGGGCGAGTACggctctcccttccaccgcATCGACATCCCGTATCGCTACTTCGTTGATCACATTACAGCGATACAATTCGACTCTccctccaacaccaccacccacTACTTCTGAActtttcccttctccttctggcagttccagttccagtaACACTCAATCACAAGAGAAGACCAAATCTGCTTTATCATCACTACGATTCgagatcccttcttcttcctcgtcttccaccgGAACCggcagtggaagtggaagtggaagtgcgtcgtcctcgtcctcgtcgacagatCCAAATGTTGAAGATTGGTGGACTATCGCTTCTCGTCGTAATCACATAGGATACCCCAACACGGTCTACACCGGTCGATCAATTCTCGTTCCTCGCGGAGGAGAGTTCAATACCGCGTACAGGAGATTGAATGGTTTATTGAGGAATGGCAATATGAAAAAGGAGTTGAGGCTGGGTGAATTTTACGAGAAACCGAGTgtcaggaagaggaggttgttgtCAGAGAGACATAGGAGGAGGttcaaggagatg GTTAGGACAAAGGTCCAGCAAGTCATCTCGATGCGAAGCAGAGGATAG